CCCTCCCCGCCAAGCCTTTTGCCCCGGGGACTCGGCACCCCTGGCGCATCTCAGCGTCCCGCCGCCGGCCTTCCACCGTGATCGCACTCAACCCGAAGGGCGGTACCCGGGCTCGCCCCCGCAACGAGGCGCTGGCGCACCTTGGTCCGACTCTCGGATCCCCCACGCATCAAGTTCAAGTTAATAGGACTGACAATGTATTGTTGACCCAGACCAAGTGAGATAATGGGCCGGCCATTCTAATGTTGATGCTGATAAATAATGGGACTGACAGGCTACTGTTGACTCGGAGGGTCGCTGGAGATTCGGGTCGGGACCACAACACGGGATCCGCATTGCCCTGCCCATGCCTTTCCGTCATCCTTGCCGCGTCGTGAATTCCGCCGGGAACATTCTCCGTCGTCGCGGCGCCCCCAAGGGCGCCGCCCGGGCCGCTGCCTGGGTAGAGGCGGCCGGCGGTGGCTTTCCGGACGATTCGCGCTGAATCCAGCATCCCATCGTTCCTGAAAGCCCGCCGCTTGTGCCCGGCGGGTTTTGTGTTTCCCCCGGCAGGCAACGGTCCCAGGGAACCCCGTATCCCATGTCACCGCCCGATTCCCCCCCCGCCGCGTCACCCCGGCCGCCCCTCGTCTGGGGCGCGCTGTTTATCGTGTACGTCGTCTGGGGCTCCACCTACCTCGCGATCAAGGTGGCCATCGAAACCATGCCGCCCCTCCTCATGGCCGGCGCCCGATTCGCAATCGCCGGCGGACTGCTCTACGGACTCCTTCGCCTCCAGGGCCGGCGCCTGGGAGGCCTGGTGCCCTGGCGCAATGCCTTCCTCGTCGGCACCGCCCTCCTCGCCGGCGGCAATGGCGGCGTCTCCTGGGCCGAACAAACCGTTCCCTCCGGCATCGCCGCCCTCGTGATCGGAAGTGTCCCCCTCTGGTTCGCCCTCGTGGACTGGGTCCGCCCGGGAGGCACCGCCCCTTCACGCCGCACCTGGACCGGCATCGCCCTCGGTTTCGCCGGCCTCGGCATCCTCGGCGCCCCTGCCGTCGCCGGACAACCGGTCGATCCCGCCGGGTTCGCCGTGCTGCTCGTTGCCTGCGTCTTCTGGGCCAGCGGTTCGATCTATTCCCGCCACACCCCCAACCCTGGCTCCCCGTGGCTCACCGTCGGCGCCCAGATGCTCTGCGGGGGACTGGTCCTCCTCGTTGCCTCCGCCGTCTCCGGTGAAGCCGCGACGTTCGACTGGCGCGGCGTGTCGGCCCGTTCCTTCTGGGCACTCGTCTATCTGATCGTCGCCGGTTCGTGGATCGGCTTCAGCGCCTACATCTGGCTCCTCCGTGCCACCACCCCCGCCCGGGTGTCCTCGTACGCCTATGTCAATCCCGTCGTTGCCGTCCTCCTCGGCTGGGCCGTGCTCGGCGAACCCCTTACCCCCCGGATCGGCATCGCCGCCACGGTCATCCTCACCGGCGTCATCGCCCTTACCCTGCCCGCCCGCCGTCCGACCCGTCCGCCTTGCGAAGGGCCCGCTGGGGACCCGTGCTCATCGGAAACAATCCCGGACAGCACCCGAACCGCTCGTGAAACGCCTGGCTGAAATGGCTCAGGCTGGAGTACCCGACCTCCATCGCCGCCTCGGTCACGTTGAACCGGCCCGACCGGAGCAGCTCGGCCGCCCGTTCCAGACGCAGTTGCCGCAGGTACTGCGGCAGGGTCATCCCCATCTCCGACGAGAAGGTCCGGCTCAGGTAATACGGACTGCACCCCACCAATCGTCCCAGTTCCTCCAACCCGGGCGGCTCGGACAGCCGTTCCCTCAGGATGGCCACGACCTTCTCGACCCGCGCATGCGCCAGCCGCCGCGCCCGGGCACAAAACAGCTCGCGATCGTCCGAGGGTTGAAAGAGCAATTCGACCACCAGCTCGATTGCCTTGGCCTGATACCAGAGCACCTGCCCCTCCAGCAGCACCGGCGGCCGCCGCAATGTGCCCAGCAGCGCCTGCTGCCGTGCCGACAGCGGAAGTGACGCCCCCACCCCCGATCGCGCCCGGTCGCTCCCCACCAGCGCCTGCACCACCGGGTGCAACCACGCCCGGTACCCGTTCAGATGCCGCCGCAGGAACTCCGCCGACAGCTCGACGGTGATGAACCGATGCCGCTTGTGCGCCCGCCGCTGCGCCGAGATTGTCCCCACTCCACAGACATAGAATCCCGCCATTCGCGGCCGGAACTCCAGGACGTTTCCCGCCGCCGTCACCTGCCCTTCCCCCTCGAAGTTCAGGCAGATCTCCACGCTCCCCGCATGGAAACTCCGGCTCCAATCCACATCGCTCCCAGCCTCGAAATCGTGCCACTCGAAACTGAAACCATGCCGCCGGAAACTCCCCCCCAGATGCCGCCAGTCCGCCCCCACCGACGTCCATACGGCCCCCTCCCGTGTCGCCGGACCGGAAACCTTGTCTTCGTCATGGTTGCCTTCGGTGGACATCGCCTTTTCGGCCTGGTTTTCAACTCCGGCTGCCCCCCCGGAATGGTCCTTCCCTCCGCCCGGCGCCGTTCTCCAAGGCGAGCCCCCGTCAGTGGGCCGGCTGCCGGATGGTCACGTCACCCCCCAGCACCTTGACGCAGCAGGCCAGACGGAACTTCTCCGGATCCCGGTTCCACTGGTCCAGCACGTCCAGCTCCTCCGGAGTCGGCTCCTCCAGATGGGCCATGCCGCTCACCACCTCGACCACGCAGGTGCCGCACGAGCAATTGAAGCATCCCGCCTCCATCTCCACCCCCGCCTTCTCCCCCGCCTCCAGAAGCAACTCTCCAACCTCCACTTCGGCGGTCACATCGGCAGGCAGTACAGTCACTTTGGGCATGAGGCGTCGGGGGGTCCGTCCAGTCGAACCGGCCGGGAAACGTATGGCCCCGCTCCCCGCCCGGTCAAGAAGCGCGGCTTTCTGCTTGCACCCCGGGCGTGCGCCTCAATCGTTCACCCCGTGAGTCAACCGGATCCGTTGCGCAAGTCGGCCCGCATGCCGCGCGCCCCCAACGACCTCATCGTTCCCACACCCCGCACCTCCGCCCCCGCGGCCCTGCTCGCCGCCCTCACCGCCGCCCTCACCCTCGCCGCCACATCGCCCCTGCCCGGCCCCGCCGATCGTGCCCGGGAGGAGCAGCGCCTCCTCGATCGCCTCGCCTCCGAAGGCACCAATGCCCCGGCCCTCTTCGCCCTCGCCGACCTCTGCCACGACATCGGGGTCGATGGCGACAAAAAGGCCGTGCTCCGTGCCGAGTCCTACCTGCGCCAGCTCCTCAGCCTCGAACCCGACCATGCCCAGGCCCTCGCCCTCCTCGGCTCGGTGTACACCCTGAAGGGCCGCGACGCCTTCTGGCCCCCCACCCAGCTCCGCCTCGTCCGCGAAGGGAATGCCTTCATGGACCAGGCCGTCGAACTCGCCCCCGACGACATCGCCACCCGCAAGATCCGTGCCCTCAACAACGCCCACATGCCCGACTTCCTCGGCCGTGCCGAAATCGTCCGCGCCGACCTCGACTGGCTCTGGACCCGCATCGAGGCCGGCCCCGTCCCCCTCGGCGTCTCCGCCCGTCAGCAGGTCGGCCTCCACCTCGGACGCCGCCTGAAACGCGAGTCCCGCCCCGACGACGCCCGGCGCGTCTGGGAAACCGCCCGGGATTTCGCCCCGGACTCCCCCGATGCTTCCGAAATCAACGCGGAACTCGCCCGCCTCCGCTGATCCCATGCCCCGCTCCCGTCCCAGGTCCGGCCCAGGCCCCACCCCGGCCGCCCCCCCTCCCCCCGTCCCCTCCGCCTGGCGCTCCGACATCGCCCGGGTCCTCCTCACCGAAACCCAGATCGCCAACCGCGTCGCCGAACTCGCCGACGAGATCCAACGCGACTTCGCCTCCCGCGATACCGTCGTCGTCGCCATCCTCAATGGCACAGTCCTCTTCCTCGCCGACCTCCTCCGCCATCTCGATTTTCCCGTTCGACTCGACTTCGTCGGCACATCCAGCTACGGCACCTCCACCACCCCCGGCCATCTCTCCTTCACCCGCACCACGCGCCTCGACGTCCGCAATCGCGATGTCCTCGTCGTGGATGACATCCTCGACACCGGAAAGACCCTCGACCGCGTCGTCACCCACCTCCGCCCCTTCAAACCCCGCCGCCTCCGCACCTGTGTCCTCCTCGACAAGAAAGCCCGACGCCAGGTGAAGATTCGCGGCGATTACACCGGGTTCGCCATCCCCGACGAATTCGTGGTCGGCTACGGCCTCGATTTCGCCGAACGCTACCGCAACCTCCCCTTCATCGGCGTGCTCAAGCCCGAAATTCTCCATCCGGACAATCCCTCCGCCCACGCCCAACGACCGCCCCGCCCGGGCCCCCGCCGCCCCGCATGATCTCCGCATGATCTCCATCCGCATCCGCTACTGGTCCTGGTTCCGTGACCTGACCGGCACCGACTCCGAGGAGCTTCAGGTTCCCGAGGGACTCCAACTCGGCGAACTGCTCGACCGTGTCCGCACCCGCCACCCGCGCCTGGCCGAGGCCCGCAATTGCACCCTCGCCGCCGTCGGCGTCGACTACCAACCCGCCACCTTCCAACTCAGCCCCGGCGATGAAGTCTCCCTCTTCCCCCCGGTCCAGGGCGGTTGAAGATTCCCAACGCCCTC
This DNA window, taken from Verrucomicrobiia bacterium, encodes the following:
- a CDS encoding (2Fe-2S)-binding protein, with translation MPKVTVLPADVTAEVEVGELLLEAGEKAGVEMEAGCFNCSCGTCVVEVVSGMAHLEEPTPEELDVLDQWNRDPEKFRLACCVKVLGGDVTIRQPAH
- the hpt gene encoding hypoxanthine phosphoribosyltransferase yields the protein MPRSRPRSGPGPTPAAPPPPVPSAWRSDIARVLLTETQIANRVAELADEIQRDFASRDTVVVAILNGTVLFLADLLRHLDFPVRLDFVGTSSYGTSTTPGHLSFTRTTRLDVRNRDVLVVDDILDTGKTLDRVVTHLRPFKPRRLRTCVLLDKKARRQVKIRGDYTGFAIPDEFVVGYGLDFAERYRNLPFIGVLKPEILHPDNPSAHAQRPPRPGPRRPA
- a CDS encoding helix-turn-helix transcriptional regulator, yielding MSTEGNHDEDKVSGPATREGAVWTSVGADWRHLGGSFRRHGFSFEWHDFEAGSDVDWSRSFHAGSVEICLNFEGEGQVTAAGNVLEFRPRMAGFYVCGVGTISAQRRAHKRHRFITVELSAEFLRRHLNGYRAWLHPVVQALVGSDRARSGVGASLPLSARQQALLGTLRRPPVLLEGQVLWYQAKAIELVVELLFQPSDDRELFCARARRLAHARVEKVVAILRERLSEPPGLEELGRLVGCSPYYLSRTFSSEMGMTLPQYLRQLRLERAAELLRSGRFNVTEAAMEVGYSSLSHFSQAFHERFGCCPGLFPMSTGPQRALRKADGSDGGRAG
- a CDS encoding EamA family transporter, with the translated sequence MSPPDSPPAASPRPPLVWGALFIVYVVWGSTYLAIKVAIETMPPLLMAGARFAIAGGLLYGLLRLQGRRLGGLVPWRNAFLVGTALLAGGNGGVSWAEQTVPSGIAALVIGSVPLWFALVDWVRPGGTAPSRRTWTGIALGFAGLGILGAPAVAGQPVDPAGFAVLLVACVFWASGSIYSRHTPNPGSPWLTVGAQMLCGGLVLLVASAVSGEAATFDWRGVSARSFWALVYLIVAGSWIGFSAYIWLLRATTPARVSSYAYVNPVVAVLLGWAVLGEPLTPRIGIAATVILTGVIALTLPARRPTRPPCEGPAGDPCSSETIPDSTRTARETPG
- a CDS encoding MoaD/ThiS family protein, coding for MISIRIRYWSWFRDLTGTDSEELQVPEGLQLGELLDRVRTRHPRLAEARNCTLAAVGVDYQPATFQLSPGDEVSLFPPVQGG